The DNA region ATGAATTCTATGCGCGCTAAGAAGTTCCATCCCTTTTGTTCTTCTTGTAGGTTGTGGATAATGTAGAAGCGGCAGTGGACTACATTCTGTGGAGGAAAGGAACTTCTTAGCGCGGAGTTCATTTCACCCACCTGCAGAAAATTTACTTGTGATGATTTTATGCAGACTGTTTTTTGCTTGTATAGTTGTATGGCAGATATAAAATTGGATTGACCGTCTCTTCAAAATATAATTGGCAACTTGCATCGGAAACTTCACTATCATATATCGTTGACTTTGTAAAGGTCtttgtaaaattaaattaagaaatCTCGAGTGCTTTGCTTCTTGTTGAagaattacaaaatattaatttgacTTTGCAAAATATTTAATTTGAGTTTGAATCAGACAGGCAGGATTATACTAATCTTTGGTGGcattatttcctggatctaAAAATCAGAAGGAGGAAAACTGCTTAACATAGTTGTTGATCGTCTGAAGAAGAGAGATTAATATGGCCGATGCTGTTGTTTTAATGGTGCTTGAACGGCTCACAGACTCAATCATTCCGGAATTGAAACTCTTGGGTGGAGTAGGTGATCAGGTTGAGCTTGTACAAACCGAGCTACAATTTATGCAAGGTTATCTGAAAGATGCAGATGCAAGTCATGGACATGATGATGATGGAGTACGCACTTGGGTCGCAAGCGTTAGAGATGCTGCTTATGATCTGGAGGATGTCGCTGAAGCTTTTGTCTTAAAAGTTGCAACAAAGAAGTGGCCTACTGTGCAGATAAAAATGGCTTCATCTACCAACCGCTGTCATTGAATGAAGATGAAAGTTGGGAACTGTTTGAGAAGATAGCAATGTTTCAAATGGAAGATACAAGTATGTTCTCTTCTCACACAAAGCTTTTATCTCtacttttcttattatttatcaaTTGAATAGGGATTATATCGTTTCATTTGACACTAGAGTTTGTATGGAATAACGACATATCAAATCACACCGCGGATTCAAGAATTTACTGAACCCTTGATCTAGCATAGAAataatttgttatttgtgtAGTTCCAATTTCTAGTTCCCGAGAAACATAGGTAGTTAAATGTTCTGGTTTTAATAGTTTCTCAGACCCTGAAATTTATGCAAAGAAGAAAGATCTAGGAATGAAGATGCTTCGACATTGTGAAGGTTTGCCATTCGCCATCACTGTGCTTGTAGGACTTCTATCTAGAAAAAACTCCGTTGATGAGTGGGATATGGTACATATGAATTTCTATGCATACATAAGGAGAGCCACTGACCTTGGACCTGAATACGAAGGTGAAGAATCCGGTGGTGTATTACGGTTATTGGCTTTGAGTTATGATAACTTACCATATCAGTTGAAACTATGCTTTCTCTATTTAGCCCATTTTCCGAAAGATTATGAAACACCGGTGAATAGATTGACTCAACTATGGATGGCTGAAGGTTTTGTATCATCAACATCCATGGAAAAAATGGAAGATGTATCTTACGGGTGCTTAAGTGAGTTGGTAGACAGGTCTATGGTTCAAGTTGGACAacatggtttaacaaagaagATTAAGACTAGTTGTCTCCATGGTCTTATGCGAgatttgttatggtgaaggcaAAAGAGTGGAACATTCTTCGTATTATCAATTACTCTGCAGCCACAGTAACCAAGGAAACAACGAGCGGTAGAGTTCAAAGACTTGCCATCTATTTGGAAAAGGAGCTTGATTTTTATTATCTAAACAGAGATGAAAGAGATAGACATCTTAGGTCTATGCTtttctttgtcccaaaacagttTATTTTGAACCTAAATTTCGGTCAAAGAGTACTACGGTCACTGTTAAATAGCTACAAACTTCTCAGAGTTTTGAAGTTTGAAGATATTTTCATGAGAAGAAGCTTCAAGTTACCAGGTGAAATTGGGAATCTGGTCCACTTAAGATTTTTAAGTCTAAGGAATACTAAGATGCAAGAGCTTCCATCGTCTGTGGGTAATTTGGTATGTCTGCAAACTCTAGATTTACGCGGCACTAATGCTCATTCAGGGTTGCTGCTGAAAGTGCCAAACGTGTTGTGGAAGATGGAGAAATTGAGACATGTGTATTTACCCTCGAATCCTCGATAATAAGAGGAGAAGAGAGACTGTCATTTGCCACTCATGCAAGTAATTTGCGGACGGTGGTCAATGTTTCAGTTTCGGCATCTGATCTGTATGATTTTGTTAACTTGACCAACCTTCGAAG from Malus domestica chromosome 01, GDT2T_hap1 includes:
- the LOC103433197 gene encoding probable disease resistance RPP8-like protein 2: MADAVVLMVLERLTDSIIPELKLLGGVGDQVELVQTELQFMQGYLKDADASHGHDDDGVRTWVASVRDAAYDLEDVAEAFVLKVATKKWPTVQIKMASSTNRYPEIYAKKKDLGMKMLRHCEGLPFAITVLVGLLSRKNSVDEWDMVHMNFYAYIRRATDLGPEYEGEESGGVLRLLALSYDNLPYQLKLCFLYLAHFPKDYETPVNRLTQLWMAEGFVSSTSMEKMEDVSYGCLSELVDRVAAESAKRVVEDGEIETCVFTLESSIIRGEERLSFATHASNLRTVVNVSVSASDLYDFVNLTNLRRLEVRLFDDETIEKGSLTFDNLQSLSMASFHDGAWNVVLSCPHIYKLRVKGRIRQLPEDLLFLPNLTELTLCGIHHDRLKDDNIEILEKLPSLRMLFLDNNAALGYFPGPLVCSAGGFLRLDFLSLHSLIELKEWRVEKGAMPSLSRLHIERCSPSFTVPDGLRYVTTLKELTIKGVTRGFGSGLEEGGEEFYKIQHVNSVLITDFFTSPSLEYWRT